In a genomic window of Saccharothrix sp. HUAS TT1:
- a CDS encoding FAD-dependent monooxygenase, translating to MVVVVVGAGPTGLATACALRLRGVGVRVVDAAPGPATTSRALGLQPRGSEVLDRLGALGDLPERSVGVCRVVVHVGGRRAGELRVGRPTALVRRPGLLVSQAEVEAGLRARLADLGVEVEWGVAVTGLTQDARGVAPTTAAGPVAADWVVGADGAHSAVRKAAGIGFPGVPLVENFVLGDVRAELPLPPDAVGVWAHGGAVFSAFPLPGGVWRFMAPAPGAPVEDVPDFLARAARQHAGARVRAADEWLWTSVFRIHRRLAETYRRGRVLLAGDAAHIHSPFGGQGMNTGLGDAENVAWRLALVAEGRAGDRLLDGYQAERRPVAEDVLGVTSGLTGLVLGESRAVRLVRDRVLFPLLGLRPVEELIWERASQLRTSYARRRPGRRPRVGDRVAEHATGNGFGWTLAGPAGDGCAAVVRDLLGEVRRVHRDGDALLVRPDGHLAWRGEPEPAELRRALAVMLDR from the coding sequence ATGGTCGTAGTGGTGGTGGGCGCCGGTCCGACGGGCCTGGCGACGGCGTGCGCGTTGCGCCTGCGCGGTGTGGGGGTGCGGGTGGTCGACGCGGCGCCGGGTCCGGCGACCACGTCCCGCGCGCTGGGGTTGCAGCCGCGCGGCAGCGAGGTGCTGGACCGGCTCGGCGCGCTGGGCGACCTGCCGGAGCGGTCGGTCGGCGTCTGCCGGGTGGTCGTGCACGTCGGCGGTCGCCGCGCGGGCGAGCTGCGGGTCGGACGGCCGACCGCGCTGGTGCGGCGCCCCGGCCTGCTGGTGTCGCAGGCCGAGGTCGAGGCCGGGCTGCGGGCGCGCCTGGCCGACCTCGGGGTCGAGGTGGAGTGGGGCGTCGCGGTCACCGGTCTCACCCAGGACGCGCGCGGGGTGGCGCCGACCACCGCGGCCGGGCCGGTGGCGGCCGACTGGGTGGTCGGCGCCGACGGCGCGCACAGCGCGGTCCGCAAGGCGGCGGGCATCGGCTTCCCCGGCGTGCCGCTCGTCGAGAACTTCGTGCTCGGCGACGTCCGGGCGGAGCTGCCGCTGCCGCCCGACGCGGTCGGGGTCTGGGCGCACGGCGGCGCGGTGTTCTCGGCGTTCCCGCTGCCCGGCGGGGTGTGGCGGTTCATGGCGCCCGCTCCCGGCGCCCCGGTCGAGGACGTGCCGGACTTCCTGGCCCGAGCCGCGCGGCAGCACGCCGGAGCGCGCGTCCGGGCGGCCGACGAGTGGCTGTGGACGTCGGTGTTCCGCATCCACCGCCGGCTGGCCGAGACCTACCGGCGCGGCCGGGTGCTGCTGGCGGGCGACGCCGCGCACATCCACAGCCCGTTCGGCGGGCAGGGCATGAACACCGGGCTGGGTGACGCCGAGAACGTCGCGTGGCGGCTGGCGCTGGTGGCCGAGGGCCGCGCGGGCGACCGGCTGCTGGACGGCTACCAGGCCGAGCGCCGCCCCGTCGCCGAGGACGTGCTCGGCGTCACCAGCGGGCTCACCGGCCTGGTGCTCGGCGAGTCGCGGGCGGTCCGGCTGGTCCGCGACCGCGTGCTGTTCCCGCTGCTGGGCCTGCGGCCGGTGGAGGAGCTGATCTGGGAGCGGGCGTCGCAGCTGCGGACCAGCTACGCCCGCCGGCGCCCCGGCCGACGGCCGCGGGTCGGCGACCGGGTGGCGGAGCACGCCACCGGCAACGGGTTCGGCTGGACGTTGGCCGGACCGGCGGGCGACGGCTGCGCGGCGGTGGTCCGCGACCTGCTCGGCGAGGTCCGGCGGGTCCACCGCGACGGCGACGCGCTGCTGGTGCGCCCGGACGGCCACCTGGCCTGGCGCGGCGAGCCGGAGCCGGCGGAGCTGCGCCGGGCATTGGCGGTCATGCTTGACCGGTGA
- a CDS encoding TetR family transcriptional regulator yields the protein MTTGPNTPAGGLREQRKARTRRAIQEHALRLFLDQGYDRTTVEQVAAAAGVSHMTFFRYFPTKEAVVEDDGYDPLIAELVRGRPADEPPLTALRAALRTGLDAVLGVDRDALYTRTRLIVTTPALQARQWRNTAATAGLLAEALAARGGRPVDLRLRVVAAAATAAITTALTAWVDGDGADDLRALVDEAFAALVDGS from the coding sequence GTGACCACCGGGCCGAACACACCCGCGGGCGGGCTGCGCGAGCAGCGCAAGGCGCGCACCCGCCGGGCCATCCAGGAGCACGCGCTGCGGCTGTTCCTCGACCAGGGCTACGACCGGACCACCGTCGAGCAGGTCGCCGCCGCCGCGGGCGTGTCGCACATGACGTTCTTCCGCTACTTCCCCACCAAGGAGGCCGTGGTCGAGGACGACGGCTACGACCCGCTCATCGCCGAGCTGGTCCGCGGCCGACCGGCGGACGAGCCCCCGCTGACGGCCCTGCGAGCCGCCCTGCGCACCGGCCTGGACGCGGTGCTCGGCGTTGACCGCGACGCCCTCTACACGCGCACCCGGCTGATCGTCACCACGCCCGCCCTGCAAGCCCGGCAGTGGCGCAACACCGCCGCGACCGCCGGCCTGCTGGCCGAGGCGCTGGCCGCCCGCGGGGGGCGGCCGGTCGACCTGCGGCTGCGGGTCGTGGCGGCGGCGGCCACCGCGGCGATCACCACCGCGCTGACCGCCTGGGTCGACGGCGACGGCGCGGACGACCTCCGCGCCCTGGTGGACGAGGCGTTCGCGGCCCTGGTCGACGGGTCCTGA
- a CDS encoding PucR family transcriptional regulator: MRRTASARDDLLAEAAERAGREAHGVPADAVREYLADLDGISATGRPFGPDRLRLRHDVGASAAARGVSLRSLIDLHLTATRLAWPLLTGVREAADADAVRAVGEVVFKAVDAAVVAVAEGYETAQRWSVRQEESFRREFVDDLLDGRNLGQLAERAERFGVRLAGSNVVAAVRAPQPVVDGGDVARAVDTSLHLRLESRDVLVTTKNGLLVCVAPDALPGVPDEFARQVAAALGADSSWLVGVGRTQSGPGGVVRSFEQARHALDIAERLGLPGRVHRAEELLVYQVLLRDSAALADLVSVVLEPLTAARGGAGPLLDTLSAYFAAGQVAAACARELRVGVRTVTYRLQRVKELTGYSVEDPSQALSLHVAVLGAKLFGWPGAAPPPVP, encoded by the coding sequence ATGAGGCGGACGGCGTCCGCGCGCGACGACCTGTTGGCCGAGGCCGCCGAGCGGGCGGGTCGGGAGGCGCACGGCGTGCCCGCGGACGCCGTGCGGGAGTACCTGGCCGACCTGGACGGGATCAGCGCGACGGGTCGGCCGTTCGGGCCGGACCGGCTGCGGTTGCGGCACGACGTCGGGGCGAGCGCCGCTGCCCGGGGTGTGTCCCTGCGCAGCCTCATCGACCTCCACCTGACCGCCACCCGGCTGGCCTGGCCGCTGCTGACCGGTGTCCGCGAGGCCGCCGACGCGGACGCCGTCCGGGCGGTGGGGGAGGTGGTCTTCAAGGCCGTCGACGCGGCGGTCGTGGCGGTCGCCGAGGGGTACGAGACGGCGCAGCGCTGGTCGGTGCGCCAGGAGGAGTCGTTCCGCCGCGAGTTCGTGGACGACCTGCTCGACGGCCGCAACCTCGGTCAGCTGGCCGAACGGGCGGAGCGGTTCGGGGTGCGGCTCGCCGGCAGCAACGTGGTGGCGGCCGTGCGCGCACCGCAGCCGGTGGTGGACGGCGGCGACGTGGCCAGGGCCGTCGACACGTCGCTGCACCTGCGGCTGGAGTCGCGCGACGTCCTGGTCACCACCAAGAACGGCCTGCTGGTCTGCGTGGCGCCCGACGCGCTGCCCGGCGTGCCCGACGAGTTCGCCCGCCAGGTGGCGGCGGCCCTCGGCGCGGACTCGTCCTGGCTGGTCGGCGTCGGCCGGACCCAGTCGGGGCCGGGCGGCGTCGTGCGGTCCTTCGAGCAGGCCAGGCACGCGCTGGACATCGCCGAGCGCTTGGGCCTGCCGGGACGCGTGCACCGCGCCGAGGAGCTGCTGGTGTACCAGGTGCTGCTGCGCGACAGCGCCGCGCTCGCCGACCTGGTCTCGGTCGTGCTGGAGCCGTTGACCGCCGCGCGGGGCGGGGCCGGGCCGCTGCTGGACACCCTGTCGGCCTACTTCGCCGCCGGGCAGGTGGCCGCGGCCTGCGCCCGCGAGCTGCGGGTGGGCGTTCGGACCGTCACCTACCGCCTGCAGCGGGTCAAGGAGCTGACCGGCTACTCGGTGGAGGACCCGTCGCAGGCGCTCTCGCTGCACGTCGCGGTGCTGGGCGCGAAGCTGTTCGGCTGGCCGGGCGCCGCGCCGCCACCGGTGCCGTAA
- a CDS encoding ATP-binding protein — MARPVVARREGFIVRIRRHGGDEPVGVGFVVGERHIVTCAHVVNAALGRDEGERGAPDSTARVQVDFPLLGDAEGAPLRNCRVAAWEPPIEAGRAGRDVAGLVLVGGDTLPEGAAPARLVDARSPHGLEVDFFGYPGSPPRTLNGGWSACRLRGAVGGGLVQLDVRGESALRAQPGYSGAPAVVRDEWGDAVVGLLITASRAGGAGDAYAVPIAEVAAAWPDVLAGRAAAPCPYRGLQAFTAADADAGLFVGREDEVVELRGMVRDQPLTVVVGPSGVGKSSLVAAGLLPALRADGWSVASFRPGSTPFDALARALLDVERPGGGHSLEELDERAARVRRDGLWQTATRLAVLTGRRVALVADQFEEALAADLAEDGPLFLDRVLPAAAASGGSSDVRLVCALRADFLPALLDLPGIGRKLRGRQLNLSPMDVPTLTRVITEPAAARGVGYAPDLAGTIARDASRGRGGLPLLEFTLTELWAVQRDGRLDFDGYHALGGVAGALNRHAERVYGALSAEVDPARIRRALLAMVRSRDGAVSATRAVVRRAHLGDDWAVAEALARPANRLVVLGSDGPGTAEIAHEALIREWTRLASWVDEDARFQRWLTVMEERAEEGEVLSDVKVEEARQWLAERPADIPSAVVRLISRSWTAVRRRIRELERERQRTEDLLAESRRLTAELRRTNAELEDKARQIAEVSAYRSQFIANLSHEFRTPLNSLIVLADLLARNRDGTFTGKEVEYARTILSCGQDVLQLVDDLLDIGSIESGHRPPPAASEIPLADVLSRVEELIGPLAAEKGLDFSLTIDDGVPDAVVTDSSALWQILRNLLSNAIKFTHRGGVAVRFGVADGDLPDVEALRSAGRVLAIAVSDTGVGVPAEEVDAIFAAFRQVEGAANRRYGGAGVGLAISRELAAAIGGAIAVESAPGAGSTFTLYLPDVMPDVVPSTLPDAAAARTAERPARPSAPRRARRLDGATILVINSDLRNAFALVSALELHGAHVVCADSGVAGVEALAEHPDTDLVLVSRAMPEVDGLTTTSAIRADPRFARLPVVVLSAVATPADRQRAIAAGAGDYLLQPVGLDDLLDAVEALLADASG; from the coding sequence GTGGCCCGACCCGTGGTCGCCCGGCGCGAGGGGTTCATCGTGCGCATCCGGCGCCACGGCGGCGACGAGCCCGTCGGGGTCGGGTTCGTGGTCGGTGAACGGCACATCGTGACCTGCGCCCACGTCGTCAACGCCGCCCTGGGCCGGGACGAGGGCGAGCGGGGCGCGCCGGACTCGACGGCACGGGTGCAGGTGGACTTCCCGCTGCTGGGCGACGCCGAGGGCGCGCCGCTGCGCAACTGCCGGGTGGCCGCCTGGGAACCGCCGATCGAGGCCGGTCGGGCCGGGCGCGACGTGGCCGGGCTCGTGCTGGTCGGCGGGGACACCCTGCCCGAGGGCGCCGCGCCGGCGCGGCTGGTGGACGCGCGGAGCCCGCACGGCCTGGAAGTCGACTTCTTCGGCTACCCCGGCAGCCCGCCCCGGACCCTCAACGGCGGCTGGAGCGCGTGCCGGTTGCGCGGCGCCGTGGGCGGTGGCCTGGTCCAGCTCGACGTCCGCGGCGAGTCGGCGCTGCGCGCGCAGCCCGGCTACAGCGGCGCGCCGGCGGTCGTCCGGGACGAGTGGGGCGACGCCGTGGTCGGCTTGCTGATCACGGCGAGCCGCGCGGGCGGGGCCGGTGACGCGTACGCGGTGCCGATCGCCGAGGTCGCCGCCGCCTGGCCGGACGTGCTGGCCGGGCGGGCGGCGGCGCCCTGCCCGTACCGGGGGCTGCAGGCGTTCACGGCGGCGGACGCGGACGCCGGCCTGTTCGTCGGGCGGGAGGACGAGGTCGTCGAGCTGCGCGGGATGGTGCGCGACCAGCCGCTGACCGTCGTCGTCGGCCCGTCCGGCGTCGGGAAGTCGTCGCTGGTCGCGGCCGGGTTGCTGCCCGCCCTGCGGGCCGACGGCTGGTCGGTCGCGTCCTTCCGCCCCGGCTCGACGCCCTTCGACGCCCTGGCCCGGGCCCTGCTGGACGTCGAGCGGCCCGGTGGCGGCCACTCGCTCGAAGAGCTGGACGAGCGCGCCGCCAGGGTGCGCCGGGACGGCCTGTGGCAGACCGCGACCCGGCTGGCCGTGCTGACCGGCAGGCGGGTCGCGCTGGTCGCCGACCAGTTCGAGGAGGCGTTGGCCGCCGACCTCGCCGAGGACGGCCCGCTGTTCCTGGACCGGGTGCTGCCCGCCGCGGCCGCCTCCGGCGGGTCGTCGGACGTGCGGTTGGTGTGCGCGCTGCGGGCCGACTTCCTGCCCGCCCTGCTCGACCTGCCCGGCATCGGCCGGAAGCTGCGGGGCCGCCAGCTGAACCTCTCGCCGATGGACGTGCCCACGCTGACCCGGGTGATCACCGAGCCCGCGGCGGCGCGGGGCGTGGGGTACGCGCCGGACCTCGCCGGGACCATCGCCCGGGACGCGAGCCGGGGGCGAGGCGGGCTGCCGCTGCTGGAGTTCACGCTGACCGAGCTGTGGGCCGTGCAGCGGGACGGCAGGCTCGACTTCGACGGCTACCACGCGCTGGGCGGGGTGGCCGGCGCGCTGAACCGGCACGCCGAGCGGGTGTACGGCGCGCTGTCCGCCGAGGTGGACCCGGCGCGGATCCGCCGGGCGCTGCTGGCCATGGTGCGCAGCCGGGACGGCGCGGTGAGCGCGACCCGCGCGGTGGTGCGGCGGGCGCACCTCGGTGACGACTGGGCGGTGGCGGAGGCGCTGGCCCGGCCGGCGAACCGCCTCGTCGTGCTCGGTTCGGACGGTCCGGGCACGGCGGAGATCGCGCACGAGGCGCTGATCCGGGAGTGGACCCGGCTGGCGTCCTGGGTGGACGAGGACGCCCGGTTCCAGCGCTGGCTCACCGTCATGGAGGAGCGCGCCGAGGAGGGCGAGGTGCTGTCCGACGTGAAGGTCGAGGAAGCCCGGCAGTGGCTCGCCGAACGACCCGCCGACATCCCGAGCGCGGTCGTGCGGTTGATCTCCCGCAGCTGGACCGCCGTGCGGCGGCGCATCCGCGAGCTGGAGCGGGAGCGGCAGCGCACCGAGGACCTGCTGGCCGAGTCCCGGCGGCTCACCGCCGAGCTGCGCCGGACCAACGCGGAGCTGGAGGACAAGGCGCGCCAGATCGCCGAGGTCTCGGCGTACCGGTCGCAGTTCATCGCCAACCTCAGCCACGAGTTCCGCACGCCGCTCAACTCGCTCATCGTCCTGGCCGACCTGCTGGCGAGGAACCGGGACGGCACGTTCACCGGGAAGGAGGTCGAGTACGCCAGGACGATCCTCAGTTGCGGGCAGGACGTGCTCCAGCTGGTGGACGACCTCCTGGACATCGGGAGCATCGAGTCCGGCCACCGGCCGCCGCCGGCCGCGTCCGAGATCCCCCTCGCCGACGTGCTCTCCCGCGTGGAAGAGCTCATCGGGCCACTGGCGGCGGAGAAGGGCCTGGACTTCTCGCTGACGATCGACGACGGCGTTCCCGACGCGGTGGTCACGGACTCCTCCGCGCTCTGGCAGATCCTGCGAAACCTGCTGTCGAACGCGATCAAGTTCACCCACCGGGGTGGCGTCGCGGTCCGGTTCGGCGTGGCCGACGGCGACCTGCCGGACGTCGAGGCGCTGCGGAGCGCGGGCCGCGTTCTCGCGATCGCCGTGTCCGACACCGGCGTCGGGGTGCCCGCCGAGGAGGTCGACGCCATCTTCGCGGCGTTCCGGCAGGTCGAGGGGGCGGCGAACCGGCGCTACGGCGGCGCCGGGGTCGGCTTGGCGATCAGCCGGGAGCTGGCGGCGGCGATCGGCGGGGCCATCGCGGTCGAGTCCGCGCCGGGCGCCGGTTCGACGTTCACCCTCTACCTGCCCGACGTCATGCCCGATGTCGTGCCGTCCACCCTCCCCGACGCGGCCGCCGCCCGGACCGCGGAACGCCCGGCGCGGCCGTCCGCCCCACGCCGCGCGCGACGCCTGGACGGCGCCACGATCCTGGTGATCAACTCCGACCTGCGCAACGCCTTCGCCCTGGTCAGCGCGCTGGAGCTGCACGGCGCGCACGTGGTCTGCGCGGACAGCGGCGTGGCCGGCGTCGAGGCGCTGGCCGAGCACCCCGACACCGACCTCGTGCTCGTCAGCCGGGCGATGCCGGAGGTGGACGGCCTGACGACGACCTCGGCCATCCGCGCGGACCCCCGCTTCGCCCGCCTGCCGGTCGTGGTGCTGTCCGCCGTGGCGACACCGGCGGACCGGCAGCGCGCGATCGCCGCCGGCGCCGGTGACTACCTCCTCCAGCCCGTCGGGCTGGACGACCTGCTCGACGCGGTGGAGGCGCTGCTGGCCGACGCCTCGGGATGA